In Mycobacteriales bacterium, the DNA window GAGGTGCGGCCGACGTCGGGGACGTTCGGGCGGACCGACCCGGCGTCGTTCCTCGGCCTGGACCTGCCGGTGACCGGCATGGCGGGCGACCAGCAGGCGGCGCTGTTCGGGCAGGCCTGCTTCGCGCCGGGCGAGAGCAAGTGCACGTACGGCACCGGGTCGTTCGTGCTGGTCAACACCGGCTCGTCGCTGGTGCGGTCGGAGCGCGGGCTGCTCACGACGGTGGCGTGGGACCTCGGCGACGGGCCGGTGTACGCGCTGGAGGGCGCGGTGTTCGTCACCGGCGCGGCCGTGCAGTGGCTCCGCGACGGGCTCGGCGTCATCGCCGACGCGGCCGAGTCGGAGACGCTGGCGCGGACGGTCGAGGACAGCGGCGACGTGTACTTCGTGCCCGCGCTGACCGGGCTCGGCGCCCCCGACTGGGACCCGGCCGCGCGCGGCGCGATCGTCGGCATCACCCGCGGCACGACCGCCGCCCACCTGGCGCGGGCGACGTTGGAGGCGATCGCGTACGAGGTCCGCGACGTCGTGGACGTGATGACCGGCGAGGCGGGCGTGCCGCTCGCGGAGCTCTCCGCCGACGGCGGCGCCAGTGCCAACGACCTGCTCATGCAGCTCCAGGCGGACCAGCTCGGCGTGCCGGTACGGCGGCCGCGGGTGCTGGAGACGACGGCGCTGGGGGCGGCGTTCCTCGCCGGGCTCGGCGCGGGCGTCTGGTCGTCGACGGACGAGCTGCGGGACACCTGGCGGCTGGACGCGCGGTTCGCGCCCACGCCGGGCGCCCGCGACGACGGCCGGCACGCCCGCTGGCGCGCGGCCGTCGCCCGCTCCCGCGGCTGGGCCTAGCTAGATCCCGAGCAGCAACGCCGCGGCGAGCAGCGCGACGGCGGC includes these proteins:
- the glpK gene encoding glycerol kinase GlpK, yielding MSAVLAIDAGTTGVTALVVGEAGDVLARGYREFPQHFPRPGWVEHEPDEIWHAVLAACRTALATAPVPPVAVGVTDQRETAVLWDRATLRAPRRAVVWQDRRSTEVCARLAPHEARVRELTGLRLDPYFTGTKLTWLAENDPAAWAGVTEGRTAVGTVDSYVLARLTGGAVHATEPSNASRTLLYDLATGAWSPELCDLLGVPVAALPEVRPTSGTFGRTDPASFLGLDLPVTGMAGDQQAALFGQACFAPGESKCTYGTGSFVLVNTGSSLVRSERGLLTTVAWDLGDGPVYALEGAVFVTGAAVQWLRDGLGVIADAAESETLARTVEDSGDVYFVPALTGLGAPDWDPAARGAIVGITRGTTAAHLARATLEAIAYEVRDVVDVMTGEAGVPLAELSADGGASANDLLMQLQADQLGVPVRRPRVLETTALGAAFLAGLGAGVWSSTDELRDTWRLDARFAPTPGARDDGRHARWRAAVARSRGWA